Genomic window (Zingiber officinale cultivar Zhangliang chromosome 2B, Zo_v1.1, whole genome shotgun sequence):
GAGGGTTTCTGTCGTGCCGCCACAGTGAACCCTGCTCTGATTTCTACAGCCAACGCCCTCTCCACAGTCCTCTGCCATTGTTGACCTAGGGTTCCGGCGGCCAGTATTGAGGTAGGTTTTTCTCTTAAACCTAGATTTAGGTTTGGGTGTGCTGATAAGGTGGCTAATCAAAAACAGATTAGGCAACGAGGTGTTTTCCAGATAAGAGCTTGGATCTTCTCCTCTGTTCTTGATTATTTCCTTCCTTGCGGTGGATTTAGGTCACGGTTGAGGTAAGTTTTGGATCTTCTGTTCTTGATCCGAACGGTGTAGTTTGTTCCCAGCTATGAGTTGTTATTGTTTGTGATCTGGAATCTGTGCTTGTTTTCTAGCAGCAAAGCTTTAAACTCCAGCAGCAAAACTTTAATCAGTAGCTGCTCATACTCGGTCCAGCAGCAACGATCCTTGCTATTGAGCCACAGCGACTGGGGTTGAGGTATAGTGTAGGAATTGAACATtgttgtagatgattgctagttttgttagcaatagttgttaatttagatttagaattaatctaaATTAACAagtagggttaatgaagctaaccctagatgaTTGGTGGATTAGGaagttgtttagctatttgtttatagttaACTTAgttaaactgtacgatttactacaggactttgacgcgagacgagtatctcgacgtcagatttagACCAGATTGGatcctttcttattggaggcgagtacttctgactttatatcgtttgatatgcatagtagtgaatttaacaaattgcaataattatgtttcttatctgtttcggttagtcactatccgatacttgttacatgcttggttgatacttgttttgcatatcatgttatttcttacctgcttatacatacttatagggggtagtgatataccatgcttcaccatgttcaggacctaggtttttataccttatcttatctgtgtacctttgatttgattcattgacttaaggtgcactttctatatatctatggtttagctcaggatatttacaTGGTTAGTATCAtgtaccattcgcatgattgcatgctgtgcgatagtccgctccattattgttgagcacatcgtcagttacatggatctgcacacaccaccactcatgggttagtggtcgattcaagcagagtgtgttgcagcagagactctgtttggcttcgttggtccgctcatgggtagtgtgatgtgGGTGCAGATTCCTCCCGTCGTGATGTcggagttgagagcattcgctccccatttatgatttggggtaggaggatagatgtactcgACAGATCCGTTCACttggtcactcatcgggagcagCGGTGGCGTGTGAGTGCACGTTGTCACCTACCTCATCTCACTATTATGTGTGAGATGGTTGGCTGGTGTCAGGGGAGACCatcatcatacgcattgatgcatttatttcttgtgattgtgttcgcgatttatttgctgcattttggttggatggtcTGCTTGACATGCATctgatttctatacctctcgactgtttatccttgtaccaggtctaGTATGCGGTTTTCTCCTATTTActacagtttgcatttacctttattacgtcaggagactgtacgcatgattagtgctagatgttatttccttactatgtatatcagttgttatccgctgaggagttgactcatcctgtggatatttactattttcaggttgatgatgtcagaagagagttccagttgctagttccCTGCTGAGCGTCGATCTTGTGGTTTTCTTTATTAGACTGTGTTTAGACTTGTTACGTTTTGATACTTGGATCTTgtgtatggattgttttacttatcgatgggtttgaatttgaatttgttttactacatgcctgcctagacggcagaagaggtaagttggtcttatcgtcggatttgagttttatgagtgtagttgagtagggtggattttgagtcatattatcatttgttcagtttgtttactattaaactgcgtggttgtgtcagccagaggttgaaattgatataaattgcgtggatgtctgtgttattattttgtttattattgttattaatccagccgcatgtggttgaggtatttggtgatgtagtaaagtttcagattgtccgtcgtacaggggagatgttgtcgaaatttcttcggacagggactccttcggggcgtgacaatttactcacttggttatcaggattcataaactctaatacttaagcctggaggtttagagttcgaatcctgggggaggtaaaaatccactgactaggagtggaaagtcctagtgagtaacggcacggccaagggtcgtcggtcgacgacattagaggtcgccaaatgggccgacgatataagggccgacggtcgacgacatgagaggtcgccaaatgggtcgccaaatgggccaagagagcTGGGTCGTTACAAATTATTTCCTCCTTCCATCTCCAATTTGCCACCTGCACTGTTCTGTCACGATACCAAAATAATATTGTTCTGCTCAAAAGCTAAAACTCTGCATcacttgaatttttgaaccttgATACTTGTTAAATGCCAAAATTGGATTAGTCCATTGATTTGCATTATTAAAATTCCTACTGTTACTTCCTTTATGGCGGGAGTTGTTAGGATAAGAGttttatcttttatctttttttttttttagaattgatTTGGGTACTAATAATGATGTTTGTGGATATTTTTGGGAAATTCAAATACTAATTACATTTTGGGTTCTTTCTAAGGTATTCTTATATTTGTTTTTTGCAGATATTTATTCAGGAACAGCACAGAAAGCCCATAAACTTTTGGGTTCTTTTCTCAGTACATATTAAGGTGAGTAAAATCTTCTCTTATTAATTGATCAGTGTGCATGAATTAAAAGTGTGAAAGATTATACACACACACATATGGTATTATATACTGCTATGAATGTTTTTAAGAGGAGATTAAAATAATGCTAATTTTTTCAAACAAGTTATAAATGAAATAAGTTGTTGGGTTTAACCTCAAGACAAAAAAGATATTATGTTTTCATGCTATATTGTTATGTGAGCTATCTTGTGAGAATTAACTtggggatttttttttaaaattaacatgaTGCTCTAATTATTCTTCAGTCAATACTTATCTTCTAATTTGCTTCATCTTCTATGCTTAATGATGATTTTTATACCAATGTCTGTATGCTTCACTTAAATGCAAAATTGTTGTATAGTACATAAACTCAAAAGTGGAATACCCGAGTTGTGAAAATCCTAAGACGGATAAAATGGTTATTATAAATGGAAaagtaaatattaaaaaatgaatACTCTAAACCTAGTTATCATCAAAACTTCTAGTCGCCAATGGACTACGTAGCAGCATGTGTTGCATACGGTCAACTTTGCATGCAACATTATATTGCAATTTTTCACTAGTGAGGCTTCCAACCCATATTATAGATGACACCATTTGGACTCTATAGGTTTAGCTTTAGTGGTTTGGTTTTTAGTGGATTCACTTACTTTAGAATGATATGCAAAAATGTTAATATGGATACAAGTAAAAGTGTGATAATTAATAAGTGGTAAAAAATTTAGGAGCTAAATATATGCTTAAGTGAAGTCTAAAAAATTGGAATGTGAACTATAATCCTTGTgaattcttgagttctttaataaGATTATGATTCATGCATATTCTTTCTATTTATTCACTTTGCAATTGATGCCTTACTATGTGCTTCCTTTACCTCTATTTTTGCACGCAAGGCTCAATTTTTTTGAATCTTGTTGGATTAAACCAGAGGATCGAGTTACTTGATACCTGATTAGTtttgatttacaaatattttgttTACTTTCCCAATATTATTTTAGTAGCACATTGTGGCATATTTTTTTAAACCCAAACATACCCGTTTGAATAACATTTTGCTTTATTATGAGATGACCTTGTTTATAAGATGAAACTTGTTATGATCTTTTGAAAATGAATAAAATACATGTTTTGCCTTATAATACTTGCTtatcttgtgttttttttttcatatcgtGTTTATTTTCTAGCACATTGTCAGGTGGGGTGCCTCCTTGTTTGTGCAAATATTCCCAAAACTTGACAAGAACTGTGTGGTACGTACTCCTGTGGAGTGCTTATTCTACTACCATGTCACATGTGTATAAATGTGCCATTAGTTACTAATACTtacacataaccattcatggatcAGGTCTGAATTCAGAATCAATGGAAGGTGCACGTGTTCCTCTGAAGGGTTGGCAACAAGCTGCAGTTGCTCTGGGTTCAGCGATAGGTGCACTGATGGATCCCAGAAGAGCAGACTTGATAGCTGCATTAGGTGAGACCACTGGAAAGCCAGCCTTTTATCGGGTGCTTGAGCGAATGAGGAATAGCAGTGAAGGCAGAGTGAGTTTATTGACTTTTCATCTTAAAGAAACAAGGCTTCCTATAAATAGAAGTCAACAATTTCTCCGTTCAAGCTTAATAATAAACTAGAGCATCTAGGAATGAAATGATGTTATGAATTATCCATCTTTCTTATTCCTTTATATCACACTACTATTCGCATCAAACTGGTTAACACATGCACCAAAAGTACAAAAACCTGAGTAGTAGTAATTGAACTAAAGCTAAAATGacctaaaaaaaatccaaatctagATTTTGTTCATAGAACTTACCTAGATTAGCATTGGGGGCTGAATTTGTGTAGCACGTGACACAATAAGCCTCTATTCTAGCTTGTGTTAACAAAGAAAATTGAGGAAAAGAGAAGAATGGTAAACCCCATAATTTTCCATCAGGTGGAGAATTAATTATTTACTATGACATGAAATTCCAGGTACAATTGAGCTGGCTCAGCATGTGAAATTCCATTGAGCGAGGAACTGATGGCTCagttgagcttgtttgaagtttAGGCTTTTCTCGTAGTTCCAATACTAATTAAGCTGGCCTGTAATTTTGATTTTATAAAGAACTCATTTCTAAGTCTCTCTTCTAAACATTAAATTTGCTTCAATAACAATGCCATGTGTACATATTGTCCCACAAACATTGATGTACCCTTTCTAAACTTGTTGAGCCCAACCATATGGTGTTAGATTTGGTTATTTACTATTCACTGTTTAGGTTCAATTCAATACATGGTTTAATGGTTTGGCTTCTCCATATCCAGTTAGAATGCTGATTTCATTAATTTTATAAACTTTGTGCAGCCTACAAAGCAAACTAGGATCTAGGCTGATTTGGATTTAACAGTTTGCTAGATTTGTTATAGTTTATTTACTCTGAAACTTAGATCAGTAAAAGACCTGAAATCTGGGCTTGATTCTACAGTTATTCCAACAAAAAGAAATCAATTCTTTTTTCTGATCAATGCACACTGCTTAGATCAAATGATATGCAATGCTGATTACCATGCTAACCAAGAAGCAATATTAGGTACAAATAGGATCATCCTGATAATTGAATAAATATGCAATGCTGGAGTCATTTAGATGCTATTTAGATGTTACTATCATGTGGGTCATAAGTTGATTTTACAATGTATTTGTAATTTTTCTCATAAGTTGAATTACAAGAAATATCACAAGTGGTGAAGATGGATCTAcgggaaagaaaaataaatgcAGGGCTATTGAGTATCTGCCCCCACTAAATCTATTGTTAGATAATGAGGTTGTTTCTTGGAAATAGTAACAGATTGACTTTGGTTTTTTGTGTTTGCCCATCATTCTACGGCACTAAAAAGGCTAGTTTGTTATCATGTCAGCCAAAGCCAAGTCTTTATGTTTTTCTACTTTGCTTGCTGAATTTTTACCCATTATTGGCAATGTTTTTTCGATTCAGGAAGTTCTTTTAGAGCGGCCACGAGTTATAACTTCGCAAGTATCACATGCTTGGGACATGCCTGAAAACACATTTGGCTCAGCTTATGCAAAATTCATGGGATCTAGGAACTTCTCTCCCGACGATCGTCCCCCAGTTCGCTTCATGGATACAGAGGAACTGGCTTACGTGGCCACGCGTGCTCGTGAGGTGCACGACTTTTGGCACGTGCTATTCAGGCTCCCGACCAACCTGATTGGGGAATCTGCCCTTAAGGTGATCGAATTTGAGCAAATGCTTCTTCCCATGTGTGCCATGTCAGTTGTTGGAGGTTCAGCAAGGTTTAGCGAAAAGCAAAGGACTCTCTTCTTCCGACATTATTTCCCTTGGTCCATGAGGGCGGGCATAGCTTCCACTGATCTGATGTGCATCTACTATGAGAAACATTTTCATGAAAACCTTGAGGATGTTCGGAAGAGATGGGGCATAACCCCTTGCCCAAATCCGGTAGCCTAAAAGAAAACGAGAAGTGTGGTAAGTATCAAACAAACTAAATTGCTGCCTTCCAATTTCTTTCTATCTAATCCTTTGGTTTACTTTCGCTTCTTGTTGGTTACTGGAAATCCAAACtatttatcattttgttggtaCCTACGTGGCATTTTCATTCCCTATGAGAAAAATTATGAACTTAATAACGTGAGTATATTAATCAATGGCAGTAGGAGGATATATGGCAACGCTAGGGATCTCCCTTGATTATTGCTTAAGCATAAAATTTAAGGGGAGAGATGATGATGACTGTTTTATTCTGTGTGCTAATCACCACTCACTGCTTTACATGTATATCTATCTGCACAAACACAAATGTAGTAATTAAGAGTTTATAATGGGACTAAAAGAACCTGCTCCCAACATGTTTTGCAATATTGTGGCTGACTTGGATCTCGCTCGGTGGCATAAAATGTCTATGTTATCGTTTGTAGTTAGGAGGTAAACGAGTTGAGCTGAGTCGAGTTTAGTTGTcttcaaacttgtttatttaattttattgagcttgttcaagtttatttattaaaatcatgTCGAGCTCAGCTCGAGCCTTTTATTATGTTCAACTATTTGCGTTATTTTCCTTATAAATTAGGGTAAATAATTATCTAATACATGACATATATGTTATTATTTATGGGTGGGTGCCCCTCAGGTGTGCACGCGGGCACGTGCCGGGGCTCACAATAGATTAATGCTCTCTCTATATAGATATTTGactattgaatgaatataaatgagCTTTATCGAACTAAGCATCATCGAGTTTGTTCAGGTCTAATTTGCAACACTAAGAAGTTTTCTTAGAAGCATTGGTCCACTTGTTTCTTGCAATATGAATTGGAATAAacattttctttttgtatttgtctaaaataataaatttaaaatactatTAAAAATTAGTCTTTCCTAAATCACTTGGTTTGACTGATCCAAATCATATTTTAGACAGTGAACTTTACCCAGGACTTTTTAATATGGAGTCATATTGGGAAAGAAATTAATATGTATGCATGCATCCTTAAGACAAAGTGGTTCGAATGTAGATGAATTAAATAGGTCTAACAAACCATAGGAACCAAGTGAGATCGACAAGAAGACTGAGTTAGTTGGGCTGGATGAACAAATCAGATGAATCGAGTGTGGGGCCGAGTAAATTAAGCAAGCTAAAACAATCGAGCTACTTGAGCAAACTAAGTGAATCTTAGAACGAACCTTGTTGGATAGGTAAACTACACGAGCCTATGAATTAGACAAGTTGGATAGATTATGTAGGTCGAGCAAAATTGAATAAACTAACTAAATGAACAAGCCTAATAAAGGTGATTGGCCCAACACACCTAGCATGCTAAGCAAAATGGATAGTCCAAATGAATTGAACAAAGTCAAGCGGATGGAGTTGATTACAAACAAATTGACTAGCTAACCCAGTTGGACAAGTTGAACGGGCCAACAAATAGGGTGAGCTAAGGGGCCTTAATCATCAAAATAACACCGACAATTTGAACAAATCAAATGGATTAAATGATCAAAGTGAATCAATCATGAtgacaaacaaagcaagatggattGAGTGAGTGAGATAGCCGAATTGACTGAGCCAAATAAATTACTAAGACAAACTAGCTTGATAAGCCAAATGATCTATGGGAATGATTAGGTGGACCTAGCAAATTAGGCAAATTAATCTTTCATAATTAGTATTGGAAAAGTTATTTCTTATATATTACCTATACAATTCCTATAAAAGACATCTAAATTCACATAAATAAGAGAAGTATACTCTTTCATGGAAGATCTGACTTGTTAAAATAAGCCGTTCTCCTCAAAATTCATGTGCAATTGTGCAAACCTCACTTTACAATTGCAAAGTCAGTTTCTTGATTCGAATAACAGAATCTAGAACAGATTGTAGAAATCTTAACAGATCTCACATTGACAATATGAACATAATTAATACTCATCTTTACAAAAGCTAAAGATTGCTCTTAACCGAGATACCGAAGCAAGACTCCGTCATTTCCCAGTACAAATCCTTTGTTGTCATCGATAAATCTGCGCAAAAAGGGCTTGTCATAGTTTGATCATCACGCTAGTATTGGAATGTTATTTGGCTACTAACAGGAAGGCAAAAATGACTGATACAAGGAGGAGCTCGAGCAGAAAATTACTTCACTGAGTACAAATTTGCTGCAATATTATCTGCAGCTTTATCACGAGTCCATGTCTTTCCTCCATTTGTGGTTCGCAGAAGAATGCCGCTCCCCCCAGCAGCCCAAGCTTCTTCCTGGCATTGAAATTTCGTGAAACTTGCTGTTTTATCCGCATAAGAATAGTCTCTAGAACAAACTATTATTAAGATGTTCGGTAATTCATGAACTTATTTCTGTCTCAAGATACATACCTTCGAGCGAAAGCCAACATCAAGGATTCCAAATCCTCTACTCTGGACAGGAACTTCCTCGAAATCCTCCGTTATCTGAAAAATATATCACTGACCATTACCAACTCATTTCTGAAATCTCTTGCAAGAAAATTCCTAACAAGGAGAGTTCAGCATACTCTTTTATCAGAATTTCATCAATCAGAATCAGGAatcattaaaataaaaagtacaTCCAAATAGAGTCAAGAATATTGGATTCCATCAGTCGACCAATTAGTTCTCCAACACTTGTGAGGGAGAAGTTATTCATTAACTTTGAATAAGCTGATCAAAGGACTAGTGTAGCATTTGTCAACCAGAAGAAGTATTCAGTTTGAAAATACTAAAGAGCTCAAGGAAAAGGATGAAAAAACTTGTTCCTAAACTAATTTAGGAACAAAAGGGGCCTTGGCATTGTTTTCTTATTAATATGAGTTTGTGGAAGTATTTGGTTACGATGAGTAacattttcaatgaattttaattaGGTAACGACAAGCCATGTCTCAGCTACTTTCTACATCTATATAGATCTCATGTCACTGTTGATACCTATGCAAGGTCATATGACTTCTAATATTATGGTTTACAACTCAAATGATATCAGTGTTGAAATTAAACTCTTTCCACATTCAAGGCGTCAAATGATGAAAACAAATGGCTTACAAATAATTGGCATTACCCCTGTGCCTTTACTGAGAAAAAGACCACCACCACGCACAAGAAGCCAAAGACCACCATCAGCTCTCCATCCCATATTTTGAATACGGCGAGCAACTGCTCTGTTATGGGGTTGCCAGAACGcctaaagaaaagggaaaattttGAGCTTTAAGCTAGACAAAAACATCATCTTACGTGAATGTATGACAATAAACAGAGCTAATTTTATGTTTGTAGTTGGTATACTTTATCCCAATAGAAAACTATCCACATGAATGGTTTGAGTGCCATTGTTAGCTGATAGAATGCAGAAAAGTTATATCACCCATGTATTATCCACTAAGTGAGTATTATCTCCATTAATGTATTGAGTTCCTGACAACAAAGGCTTTACCTGATAACAACTTTGAGAGACTGTAATATAGAGAGCAAAATGTCCAGCAAGAGAGTGACAATAACAGATAGGAAAATGCAAAGTGAAATGTAGATCAATGACAGTATAGGGCAACACATTATATACATTTTAGCTTTATCTACAGACGTGTCAATGTTGCATTGAGTAAACTAACCTAATCGGACCATTTCTTTTGCAATTTACAATGGTATTGGAACAGAAACTGAATTATTTTGTTTGAGACTGGTATGCAAGCTCACTATGCTCAATCACAGACAAAATGCATTACCAAAGATCCCTTTCTTCACATGATAAGAAATAATGTAGAAGAAAAAATAGTTCATTTTATTCTCTTCCAATAAGAGTATAGACACTGTCTCCTTAcctctagggttttcctttgTTGGAGGACTAAGGTTAttattcttttgaaaacatgtaccaAGTCCCAAATACTAACATGGTTAGCTGACTGAAATAAACTTACTGTCAATTAAAAtgtctaagaatcacaaaacactTAGAAGGATACACTACTCCTTTTGATTTTGTCAAAAGGCAGATGGAAGAAtagaagatcaaaggaaaacctGTCCAGGTTCCCAGGTCAAGTAGAAGTTCCCACGACTTGAGACAGCAACATATTTACCATCTGGAGAGCGATTTACTGTGTTAAAGGTTCCTGTATAGTAGCTAGCACCACTTATGCCACTAGAGACTGTTCTGCACAATGTATAGtcacaagtaaaaaaaaacaaagattttAGTCATCACAGGCCAGAAGTATAGTAATTTGCTCATGAATCATGAGGCAGAAGAAAGGATAGCAAC
Coding sequences:
- the LOC122046742 gene encoding ubiquinone biosynthesis protein COQ4 homolog, mitochondrial-like isoform X2, giving the protein MEGARVPLKGWQQAAVALGSAIGALMDPRRADLIAALVLLERPRVITSQVSHAWDMPENTFGSAYAKFMGSRNFSPDDRPPVRFMDTEELAYVATRAREVHDFWHVLFRLPTNLIGESALKVIEFEQMLLPMCAMSVVGGSARFSEKQRTLFFRHYFPWSMRAGIASTDLMCIYYEKHFHENLEDVRKRWGITPCPNPVA
- the LOC122046742 gene encoding ubiquinone biosynthesis protein COQ4 homolog, mitochondrial-like isoform X1; the protein is MEGARVPLKGWQQAAVALGSAIGALMDPRRADLIAALGETTGKPAFYRVLERMRNSSEGREVLLERPRVITSQVSHAWDMPENTFGSAYAKFMGSRNFSPDDRPPVRFMDTEELAYVATRAREVHDFWHVLFRLPTNLIGESALKVIEFEQMLLPMCAMSVVGGSARFSEKQRTLFFRHYFPWSMRAGIASTDLMCIYYEKHFHENLEDVRKRWGITPCPNPVA